A region from the uncultured Macellibacteroides sp. genome encodes:
- a CDS encoding ABC transporter ATP-binding protein, with amino-acid sequence MNFLETNDVVKQFSNHLALNKVSIRVPEGKIFGLLGPNGAGKTTLIRIINRITAPDSGTVFFKGRLSQQEDIYQIGYLPEERGLYKKMKVGEQAIYLAQLKGLDYFEAKKRLTKWFEKFDIMPWWNKKLEELSKGMQQKVQFIITVIHEPELLIFDEPFSGFDPVNTDLLKKEILELKEQGRTIIFSTHNMASVEEICDEIALIDRSQVVLSGNVSEVRERFRTNTFKVQLKEKTIHPDSDLFSVISMKQGQSSLEVMLRKNESVSNKDLLASLLNQYELVGFSEELPSMNEIFINTVSGSKNPQV; translated from the coding sequence ATGAATTTCTTAGAAACCAATGATGTGGTAAAGCAATTCTCCAATCACCTGGCTCTTAACAAGGTGAGTATCCGTGTGCCCGAGGGCAAGATATTCGGTTTGTTAGGCCCGAATGGAGCAGGGAAAACCACGCTAATCAGAATTATCAACCGGATTACTGCTCCTGATAGTGGTACGGTATTTTTTAAAGGTCGCCTGTCGCAGCAGGAGGATATTTATCAGATTGGCTACCTGCCGGAAGAGAGGGGCCTTTACAAAAAGATGAAGGTGGGCGAACAGGCCATCTATCTGGCACAACTGAAAGGGCTTGATTATTTTGAAGCAAAAAAACGACTTACAAAGTGGTTCGAGAAATTCGATATCATGCCTTGGTGGAACAAAAAGCTGGAAGAGTTGTCTAAAGGAATGCAACAGAAGGTTCAGTTTATTATAACCGTAATCCATGAACCGGAACTTCTTATCTTTGATGAGCCGTTTAGCGGATTCGATCCGGTTAACACGGATTTACTAAAAAAAGAGATACTTGAATTGAAGGAGCAAGGGCGTACCATTATCTTCTCCACACACAATATGGCATCTGTGGAAGAGATTTGTGATGAGATCGCTTTAATTGACCGCTCGCAGGTTGTATTATCCGGTAATGTATCAGAAGTGAGGGAACGTTTCCGCACCAACACATTTAAAGTTCAGTTGAAAGAGAAAACCATCCACCCGGATTCAGACCTGTTTTCTGTGATTTCGATGAAGCAGGGACAGAGTTCTCTCGAGGTTATGCTTCGTAAAAACGAATCTGTATCTAATAAAGACCTGCTTGCTTCCTTGCTTAACCAATACGAACTTGTTGGTTTTTCGGAAGAACTTCCTTCAATGAATGAAATTTTCATTAACACCGTTTCCGGTTCCAAAAA